In Desulfonatronovibrio magnus, one genomic interval encodes:
- a CDS encoding ATP-binding response regulator, which produces MIANNQPRVLIVDDEPANIQLLLETLKHDYIVTAAKNGEKALSMACSEKQPDIILLDIVMPGMDGYIVCKELKDREETRDIPVIFISALDDELNEQKGLSLGAVDYITKPFNPAIVKARVRNHLELHRSRRELSRLFRCVENSADTIVVTDTEANIEYANPAFTQKTGYTLEEARGKKPSILKSGMHDNAFYADMWQVITSGRVWSGEVLNKKKNGDLYWEEASIAPVKNARGEIINYVAVKKDISLRKDLERMKEDVERIMRHDLKTPLSGIVGLPQLLLDDDNLTTEQEEMVRMIIDSGLRMLRMIDMSLDLFKMETGDYVCTHRNVEVRAVLQTVLDEIEPAFESKNIEVVINKNLHKESDSFWVKGEEHLFYGILSNLIKNAFEASPKGQQVKIDLVDLPSPTISIENKGVVPLSIRQHFFQKYMTYGKKRGTGLGTYSARLMATTMGYDLKLSTCDTKGTTTLTLSAPSNFNPEPVRILI; this is translated from the coding sequence GTGATTGCAAACAATCAACCCAGGGTGCTCATAGTGGATGATGAGCCTGCGAACATTCAGCTGCTGTTGGAAACTTTGAAACACGATTATATTGTTACAGCAGCCAAAAATGGTGAGAAAGCTCTGAGTATGGCCTGCTCAGAAAAACAGCCGGACATCATTTTGCTGGATATAGTGATGCCTGGTATGGATGGTTATATTGTCTGCAAGGAACTGAAAGATAGAGAAGAGACCAGGGACATACCGGTAATTTTTATTTCAGCTCTGGACGACGAACTCAATGAGCAGAAGGGCCTGAGCTTAGGTGCTGTTGACTATATAACCAAGCCTTTTAACCCGGCCATTGTTAAGGCGAGAGTTAGAAATCATTTAGAACTGCACAGATCCCGCAGAGAGCTCAGCAGGCTGTTTCGCTGTGTGGAAAACAGCGCTGATACCATAGTTGTTACAGATACCGAGGCAAATATAGAGTATGCCAACCCGGCATTTACTCAAAAGACAGGTTATACTCTGGAGGAAGCACGGGGCAAAAAACCCAGCATCTTAAAATCCGGTATGCATGATAATGCGTTTTATGCGGATATGTGGCAGGTCATTACTTCAGGCCGTGTCTGGAGCGGAGAGGTTCTGAATAAAAAGAAAAATGGAGATCTTTACTGGGAAGAGGCTTCCATAGCACCAGTCAAAAATGCCAGAGGTGAGATCATCAACTATGTAGCTGTCAAAAAAGACATATCCCTTCGCAAGGATTTAGAGCGCATGAAAGAGGATGTTGAACGGATCATGCGCCATGATCTCAAAACTCCGCTTTCAGGAATTGTCGGCCTGCCTCAACTGCTTCTGGACGATGACAACCTGACCACGGAACAGGAAGAGATGGTCAGAATGATAATAGATTCCGGTCTGCGCATGCTGCGCATGATTGATATGTCTTTGGATCTCTTCAAGATGGAGACTGGTGACTATGTATGCACACACCGCAATGTTGAAGTCAGGGCAGTACTGCAAACAGTCCTTGATGAAATTGAACCTGCTTTTGAAAGTAAAAATATTGAGGTAGTTATCAACAAAAACCTTCACAAAGAAAGTGATTCATTTTGGGTTAAAGGTGAAGAGCATCTATTTTACGGAATATTATCCAACCTCATAAAAAATGCTTTTGAGGCTTCTCCAAAAGGACAGCAGGTCAAAATTGACTTGGTGGACTTACCTTCTCCGACCATTTCTATTGAAAACAAAGGCGTTGTTCCTTTGTCCATTCGTCAGCATTTTTTTCAGAAATACATGACATACGGTAAAAAGCGTGGCACTGGCCTGGGCACATATTCTGCCAGACTGATGGCGACTACCATGGGCTATGACCTTAAACTAAGTACCTGCGACACCAAAGGCACTACAACTTTGACTTTGTCTGCCCCCTCCAATTTTAATCCTGAGCCAGTGAGAATATTGATATAG